The DNA window GCTGTAATCAGCCGTTAGGTTCTATCGTCAGGCACACTcgcatcaatctggcaacctgcacgtgtgtgtgtgtgtgtgtgtgtgtgtggacctgTCAGGAGGGCAATACCCACTCCAGCCACTAGGAGTGAAAGTGAGTGCATGCCGGAGCCCTGACGCATGTTCATAACCGCTGTCATGACCTGTCCTTCACTCCGCTGTCTGATGTTAAACGCTGAAATGACACTGATTGTGCTGCAGCTCCCACAGAAACTGAATATTACATGAGTAAGCAGTGGGCGGGGCTTGtgttttctactgcgagctgactGGATGAAGTAGGCGTGTCGTTCAGAAGAAGGGTTATTAAAGCCTAACAGTCTCCTCCCCCTCAGCATTTCTGTTTgatgacagctggaggggcgtggttaagtgtgtTAGCTCCGCCCTCCACCTCAGACTGAGCTGGTCTGGGCGTTTCCAGATCTCCGTTACGGAGTagagaagcacacacacatctgtcaCTGAACAataaacatcagtgtgtgtgtgtgtgtgtgtgtgtgtgtgtgtgagacaataACTTGTCATAAACCCGTCATAAACATGAGTGTCAGGAGGCAAAGCTTTACACACGCTCATTCTGAATCATCTGAAacactcattacacacacacacacacacacacacacacacacacacacacacacacagacgattGAGAGTCGACTCTTTAAATGTGTTcttcctgcagtgtgtgtgtgtgtgtgtgtgtgtgtgtgtgtgtgatgagtgtTTCAGATGTGTTTCCAGTGTCACCCGCTGCAGCCAGATGAACCACAGCTCTGGAATCTGAATcttttacgtgtgtgtgtgtgtgtgtgtgtgtgtgtgtgcgtgtgtgtgtgtgtgatagagagagCTGAGGAATGTGGACCACAAGATTCTGTGAGCGATCCGGCATCTGACCGCAGTCTGCACATCAGTCTGTTAGTTCAGCTGgacacagagtgtgtgtgtgtgagagtgcgagtgtgtgtgtgtgtgtgtgtgtgtgtgtgtgttcatcttcGCTGTGTTCTgctggtgcacacacacacaaatctgcacACTGAGGGTTAGTATGTCTGCTCAgtggcatgtttgtgtgtttttctgtgtgacgtgtgtgtgtgtgtgtttgtggtttgtgtgtgtgtgtgtgtgtgtgtgtgtgtgtcatacgtCAGAGGCCCCGCTGCACTAGCAGATACAGCAGATGGTGATCCGTCAGTGATCCTCCTGTTTACACTCTTCACACACACTGATTATGTTTATTGTACAGtaacagaagtgtgtgtgtgtgtgtgtgtgtgtgtgtgtgtgtgtgtgtgtgtgtgtgtgtgtgtgtgtgtgtgatacaccCCAGCAGAACAACACCTCAGGTCATCGTCCAATCAGAACTCAGAGCTTATTAATTTTAAACTCCTGATCTAACACACTGCGTCTCGCTGCGCTTGCACACACTCCGCCTGTGACACACACATCAAGCCAAACTGGCCCACAGTGCTGGTGTAGAGCTGAACACGTCACCTGTGCGCCTCATTCATTCATGACGAGAGTCTGCTCCTCTGATTGTAACTGAGATCTGAACACGCACAGACCAGCCCGGTCTGAGGTAGAGGGCGGAGCTAACACACTTAACCACGCCCTTCCAGCAGTCATCAAACAGAAATGCTGAgggggaggagtctgttaggctgtaataacCCTCTTTCTGAACGACACGCCTACtatactacatccaatcagcttgcagtagaaaacaCAAGCCCCGCCCACTGCTTACTCAAGTAATATTCGGTTTGTCTGGGAGCTGCAGCACAACACACAGTCATGCGGACTCTAAACGATTTCAGTGAAGAAGTGGTGCACACttgtgagtgtgtaacagaagagtgcGCACACTGTAGGACTAAACACTTCCTCATTAACATACCACACTGTTGCCTAGATACAAGCCTGTCAATCAtctgcacacatcatcatcattgtgTCCACTCTTCATCTGTATgagtgattctctagcgtaatgtctaaagtgatgacagaaCAGCTGATTCTGCTCACATATTAAGATGATGAGGCTGAACAGcaggaaatgccatcagtctacagagagaTCTCCCAGTGTTTCCCTGCTGCAGTCAGGAGATCACAGTAATCCCTCTAGTATGAATACAGCACTCCAGCAGACAAGAGAACGAGGTGGAAGTCATCGACATGTTTAACAATGATCAGCTCCTTATCACATGCTGggtttctcttcttcttcatcatcacaGTAATCATCAGTCTACGGTTATTCAGCGCACTGACGGCAGAGTTCTGCAGTTCTGTGTGTGCAGTGAGCATGGACTAGGCCATAGTCAGATATACTGAACATAAATAAGACAGCAAGTAAAGTGCAGTGTTAGTGCTGACCCAGACGTGTTACTCTGACCCAGCTGAAGGGCTCAAACCCAGGGATGTGCAGCTTGTGTTAAAGTGAAGTTATCCTGGAGATGCTCCACACCACAGctctccaacactaatcaaacacagctgatccactAATGGAAGAGTCTGGAACACCTTCATTAGTGGATCAGGGTTAGGTCTGGATGGGCTacgcggccggccggaagtgtgaTATGCACAGCAATATAGCAGCGATTCTTATGACACTGTATGACGATAATTAATACTGTTACAGTACTGCGGCGGGTGGGTTTAGGGTTCCCAGGTGAAAAGAAAGTCTATTTAAGTTATACTTTTTAGACGTAACtagcatattttaaatgtactaTACTAAGTGGATATTAAAGGTGTTATTTTGGAACAACTTTGAGCATattcattgttattttatatataattaagattaactttttcattcattcattttcttgtcggcttagtccctttattaatctggggtcaccacaggggaatgaaccgccaacttatccagcacgtttttacgcagcggatgcccttccagccgcaagccatctctgtaaaacatccacacacacattcacacacacacacacacacacacacacacacagacaatttagcctacccaatttacctgtaccacatgtgtttggactgtgggggaaaccagagcacccagaggaaacccatgcgaacacagggagaacatgcaaactccacacagaaacgccaactgagctaggccaaggctcgaaccagcgccccagcaaccttcttactgtgaggcaactactgcgccactgcctcgccctacttAAGATGAACTTTAAGCTGTTTTAAATATGCTGTAGCATACTTGGTTGTGTCAAAAATGACATAGTTTGAGTACAACTGAAGTTtacttttaaaagtgtattttatttaaagtatgcTTGAAATGCAGTTAAAGGATATTTTAAGTTCAGATAAAGGACATTTTTAGCGAATTTTAAAACCAATTCAAGTATAGTATAAGCCCAGGTGAAGTATACTTTGAGTTCAGATGAAATGTAATTtaagtgcattttaaaactagTTCAAGAGTTATTCAGGCTCAGTGGACGTTTATTTTAAGGCcggtagaaaatatattttaagcttcacattaatgtgttatttattaGAGCACTACAAGACCTGTATACTTTCAGCAATAACTAACAAAATCAATAAGCAGAATGTGTTTTAAGTTTTAACTATATTAAAATATGCAGTAAAagtacaacacaaacacagataacTGCACGTCTCTGAATGCCTGAAAACTGTCATGTTCAGCTTTTTCAATTGACAATTAACATTAGTGTGAAGTAAAATATTCTGAAATACAGGATAAAGCACGCGCTCATGTGCAGAACTTAAAATATGTTTCATTACGTCTAAAACCAGTCAAGATAACATTCATAGACTTTAAACACACTCAGAGTGGCGCCGCTTCACAAAGTTCTCATCCAGAAACACACCTTACGAAAGAACAACATGAGTGTGTTTTCTGTGAATACATTCAAATGCATAAATATGTAGAAGTGTGCATATGCATGCTTGAGCTCCTGCATATTTGTGTGCTAGTGTACCTGTGGTGTactttattataaatacattcaaatgcaaaccaacacatttAGAAAGCTCTTTAAGTGCGTTATTTGTGCTCATTGTGCTTTAAACACCATCTACATTTCAGGTACATTTCTAATATATTTAAGAGCACTTCCTTTTCACCTGGTCGGCTATTACATCTGTAAAATCACTCAGTACATCTTCTGTTTTTACATgctttgatggttgggtttagggttatggTGGGGGTAgactttaattaaaaacaataaatgcaacatttattaaataatgtaaataattctcgttatttctggccgcaaccatatctgatctagcagcAGCCGTTGATTAGCTTTGAGTAGtgctggagcaaaactgtgcagagccgcGGCTCTCCAGGAGCTGAGTGTGAGACCTGATGCTAATCACCACCTGATAGTGACAGAGCGCTCTTATGAGCTACTgaccacagcacacacacatttctgataTAAACACCACATTAAAAATCAGGATAAACACAAACGGAGCCTTCATCCCCTACTGCAGCTCACTGTTGACAAAATAAAGACCAATCCTGGAGGAGGAGCTGAGCGGGGCTCACACTGTGCAGACTGACATGAGAATAAtaacaagagtgtgtgtgtgtgtgtgtgtgtgtgtgtgtgtgtgtgtgtgtgtgtgtgtgtgtgtgtgtgtgtgtgtgtgtgtgtgtgtgtgtgtgtagtctgtCATCACTGCATCAGCTGTGTGTCAGTCTCGGGTTGCAGAAATACTGAACACACTGATGATGACAGAGACATGCGCACAGATATTGGTGTGATGCTGGCTCAGAGTTCACACTGTCTGCTTACTGATCTGAGTTCAGGAGAGTGTTCCTCCTGATATCAGCCGATGAGTTTCAGCTCAGTCAGGTAAACAGTGCTGATGTTGTACAGTCTTGCCAGTACTCAGACCAGTGCAGTGAGCAGTGCAGAGAGGCTGTCAGGAGAAGTGTCCGTCAAACATGAAGGAATGTGCGGGGATAAAGCCACTGTACCGCAGTCACACACACCATCATCCTCCAtaccgctgtgtgtgtgtgtgtgtgtgtgtgtgtgtgtgtgtgtgtgtgtgtgtgtgtgctcagctcGGCTCATGCACGGCCAGTGAGAgctgaacagtgtgtgtgtgtgtgtgtaagtctgCTAAGTGTGTGCGCAGGAATGCCAGACTCACCGCGTCTCTGCTCCTCACCGTGGCCGAAGAGCGCGCTCCTGAAGCGGCTGCTGTTCTCCATGGCCGGCCGGTGTGTTCTGTATTCTCCGCGGGATTCTGGAGCTCCAGCGGCGGTGTGTTCTTCTGGATGATGATGTATAATATATCCCGGTGCTCCAGCAGCGCGCAGACTCTCTCTGACTGGCCGATACACTCTGACTGCTCTGCGCTTTAAACGCGCCTCCACGCCGTGCTGACGTCACGCTTAGTCCCGCCCTTCTGACGTCACGCGCAGCATCAAAACAATCGCACATGGAGGAGCCAAAACATCCGGTGTGCTCCAAAGAGCATACATGTGGGTTATTATCAGGATAAAGTGCCTTTGATCTCCAACAAGATTGAGTCAGTAGTCCAATATGAACATGATTATTATAACTGTCGTGTTTTAATACAGCTGGTTAAACCTCTACACTCATGCGGGTATATGATGCTCTGTCATGGAATGGATGTGATTTTGCCGTGTCCCACACACTGCTCTGCCATCTTCAGTGAGTCTAAGATGAGATCAAATTAAACAGATCTTAAATATTCTTACTGTCTTTAACAAATTATTTGATCaaattttaatcacttttatttagttttcagaACATTATTGATCCTTTTGCTCGTGTTCTTGGGTTTGCTGGTGTGGTGATGCCTCTTTAAGCTGATGTGCTCATTGGCATCCCCATCTGCCTTTCCTCAGAGGAGGTTAAACATCTGCTGTGCACACAGTGACTATCCACGCGCATGCTTCCTATGTTTTCCTCATATTGTGTCTGAAACAGCTTCATGTCCACCCTGTCATAGtcaaatattcaataatataaaaaagcAGAAATTACAAATATAAACTGCACACAGAGCTTCAATAGGGAAACTCTTCACCAGCTGCAGGCACAGCCGGTGTATAATCCGTATGATGGAGCGCAGTGTTTGAAATAGAACTGCAGCCCTGAGTATTTCTCCACTTGTGTGAACATCAGTAATCtgattattcaccttattctgaATATGAAAAGCAGAATTATTAAGGTGTTTAACTGGAGTTGCTTTCAGCATTCCCTTCACTCCTCCAACCCATGTACAATATAAAGACTtactgtaacgccggggagtgacaccaacaacagaaggtaggatccaatatgcaggttttaatcacagtcaggcaagcaatggtcaatacaggtaagAACAGGTATGTgagggcaaatccagagtcgtaatcgaggtacaggcaaaaggtcgaaaggctggcggctaaacaggataactaggaGACAAAGCTGGGttcagacacggagaaacaagacaggaagaaacgcgttgaaatgtcactatacagtaaacaagactcggcaaactgaaggggtgaatgtgtggcttaaatagtgtgtgttaatcagtctctgaaagtcctcaggtgtgcaaatgtaatcaagctgGATGAGTGAGCAGGTGTGAGTGTCTAGGAGAAgggcatgtatgcatatgtagtccagaagaaggCACAGAAGAAGGCAGATATGTAGTtttatgagtgagtgtttaccagcgacatctggtggttgttcgctggtgaacatgacagagccccccctctaaggagtggcttccagacactcctaatactgttcaggcgggaggtggagcggaggtggaactgggggagggatggagggccaggaccatgcagcggggGCAGGACTGGAGCAtggagcagcggagggcctggagcgtggcgcagcggagggcctggagcgtggagctgcggagggcctggagcgtggagctgcggagggcctggagcgtggagctgcggagggcctggagcgtggagctgcggagggcctggagcgtggagctgcggagggcctggagcgtggagctgcggagggcctggagcgtggagctgcggaggacccggagcgtggagctgcggagggcccggagcgtggagctgcggagggcccggagcgtggagctgcggagggcccagagcgtggagctgcggagggcccggagcgtggagctgcggagggcccggagcgtggagctgcggagggcccggagcgtggaactgcggagggcccggagcgtggaactgcggagggcctggagcgtggaactgcggagggcctggagcgtggaactgcggagggcctggagcgtggaactgCAGTGGCCCTGGATCATGAGGCTGCGACCATTGAGGAAGCTTAGGAGGCAgtggccgttcagggagttcaggcggcggcggccgttcagggagttcaggcggcggcggccgttcagggagttcaggcggcggcggccgttcagggagttcaggaggCGGAggtggcggccattcaggaagctcaggaggcggcggccattcaggaagcggcagccattcaggaagctcaggaggcggcggccattcaggaagctcaggaggcggcggcggccattcaggaagctcaggaggcggcggcggccattcaggaagctcaggaggcggcggccattcagggagttcaggaggcggcggccattcagggagttcaggaggcggcggccattcagggagttcaggaggcggcggccattcagggagttcaggaggcggcggccattcagggagttcaggaggcggcggccattcagggagttcaggaggcggcggccattcagggagttcaggaggcggcggccattcagggggcgacggccattcaggaagctcaggcaacagcgtcgactctggctgcggcgtcgactctggctgcgtgTCCAGCTGTGGCGCTGGCTGTGGCgtagactctggctgcggcgtagactctggcttcggcgtagactctggctgcggcgtagactctggctgcggcgtagactctggctgcggcgtagactctggctgcggcgtagactctggctgcggcgtagactctggctgcggcgtagactctggctgcggcgtagactctggctgcggcgtagactctggctgcggcgtagactctggctgcggcgtagactctggctgcggcgtagactctggctgcggcgtagactctggctgcggcgtagactctggctgcggcgtagactctggctgcggcgtagactctggctgcggcgtagactctggctgcggcgtagactctggctgcggcgtagactctggctgcggcgtagactctggctgcggcgtagactctggctgcggcgtagactctggctgcggcgtagactctggctgcggcgtagactctggctgcggcgtagactctggctgcggcgtagactctggctgcggcgtagactctggctgcggcgtagactctggctgcggcgtagactctggctgcggcgtagactctggcagcgctggaggatctggcagcgctggaggatctggcagctctggcgggtctggcagctctggcgggtctggcagctctggcgggtctggcgGCTCTGGCGGGTCTGGCGGGTCTGGCGGCTCTGGCGGCTCTGGCGGCTCTGGCGGCTCTGGCGGGTCTGGCGGGTCTGGCGGCTCTGGCGGGTCTGGCGGCTCTGGCGGGTCTGGcggctctggagggtctggcagctctggagggtctggcagctctggagggtctggcagctctggagggtctggcagctctggagggtctggcagctctggagggtctggcagctctggaggtggcggtggcagctctggtagtaacagctctggtggtggcagctctggcagtaacagctctggtggtggcatCAGCTCTTGTAACTCAGGTGGTGGAGGCCATTCTGGTAGCTCAGGTGATGGTATTTCAGGAACTGAAACAGGAACTATGGCAGGAACGGACAAGGAACAGGAAACCATCTTCTGAGCTTGTGTCAGATTAACTCttaccacattgtgagctggagggctggttgtgaccacattgtgagctggaggactggagtcggccatcttgtgagctggaggactggagtcggccatcttgtgagctggagcagCCATCTTgcaagctggaggactggaggtgGCCATCTTgcaagctggaggactggaggtgGCCATCTTgcgagctggaggactggaggtgGCCATCTTGCGAGCTGGAGGACAGGAGGTGGCCATCTTGCGAGCTGGAGGACAGGAggtggccatcttgtgagctggaggactggagtcggccatcttgtgagctggaggactggagtagGCCATCTTGTgtgctggaggactggagtcagCCATCTTGTGAGTTGGAGGACTGGAGttggccatcttgtgagctggaggactggagtcggccatcttgtgagctggggGACTGGAGGCGGCCATCTTGTGATATAACTGATGCTCAGGCGACAGGAGTGATGGTGATGCCAGCATTAATGTTTCAGTGGGGTGTACATCAAGCCCTTTTGTCATCTGGTCTTGCTGTACActgccccccccaaaaaaacatttAGGAGTTTCCTCCACCTCGCCTATGGTGAAGGGGAACCCACTAAGTTGTAGAGCCAGATCAATGTACACTTCAAGTGTCCAATGGGGGTCATGCAGTGGCATTGTGGAGTACAGAGGTTCAGATAATCCTCCacgaaaaaatatcatcaggcaTAAATCATCCAAAGATGTTAAATGGGCTACCTGGATGAAGTCCTCCACGTATTCCTCTATAGACCGGGCTTCCTGACGCAGACACATGATCTTTATACCCGCTGAatccattgtgtggccgagtcttctgtaacgccggggagtgacaccacaacagaaggtaggatccaatatgcaggttttaatcacagtcaggcaagcaatggtcaatacaggtaagAACAGGTATGTgagggcaaatccagagtcgtaatcgaggtacaggcaaaaggtcgaaaggctggcggctaaacaggataactaggaGACAAAGCTGGGttcagacacggagaaacaagacaggaagaaacgcgttgaaatgtcactatacagtaaacaagactcggcaaactgaaggggtgaatgtgtggcttaaatagtgtgtgttaatcagtctctgaaagtcctcaggtgtgcaaatgtaatcaagctgGATGAGTGAGCAGGTGTGAGTGTCTAGGAGAAgggcatgtatgcatatgtagtccagaagaaggCACAGAAGAAGGCAGATATGTAGTtttatgagtgagtgtttaccagcgacatctggtggttgttcgctggtgaacatgacacttACATTCATCAGTGAATTTAGTTTAAGGACAATAATTGATTATTTTCCCGTTAATTTGCATATTGATAAACCTAATTAATAACAGAAGAGGCGGCGTGCTGGCTCAGGGGTTTGCAGTATTAGTGAAAACACAAGTTTATAACCCTTATATACACTTAAAGTCAGAGTTATTCACCCTTTgagttttcttttcttgtttaaatatttaataaatgatgttgaacagattcaggaaatgttcacagtatgtctgataatatctgttcttctggagaaagtctgatttgttttatttcggctagaataaaagcagtttttaattttttaatttaaggtgaatattattaagctatatttatttgcgatagtctccagaacaaaccatcatcatacaataactttaccctaattaccctagtgaagcctttacatgtcactgtaagctgaacacgagtgtcttgaagaatatctagtctaatattatgtactgtcatcatgatgaagagaaaataaatcagttattagagatgagttattacagttattatgattagagatgtgctggagaaatctgctctccgctaaacagaaatatgggaaaaaataaacaggggggtgaataattctgccttcagctgtatatataaacCCTCCAATATGTCTAGTTGTAGCTGTTGTTTTTCaagtgttcctccatatttagttcacccaataaagcctttgtccaccctgtcatctggttttttatgaaaataaacaaattatcgACAACCTTAGCAAAACATCTGTGTGATTTCTTAATTAGGCAGTAAGGGCCAGGCAGTATTGTGTGTTAAATAAGTTTGACACCATATTGCA is part of the Danio rerio strain Tuebingen ecotype United States chromosome 15, GRCz12tu, whole genome shotgun sequence genome and encodes:
- the LOC141377980 gene encoding uncharacterized protein; the protein is MDSAGIKIMCLRQEARSIEEYVEDFIQVAHLTSLDDLCLMIFFRGGLSEPLYSTMPLHDPHWTLEVYIDLALQLSGFPFTIGEVEETPKCFFGGGSVQQDQMTKGLDVHPTETLMLASPSLLSPEHQLYHKMAASSPPAHKMADSSPPAHKMANSSPPTHKMADSSPPAHKMAYSSPPAHKMADSSPPAHKMATSCPPARKMATSCPPARKMATSSPPARKMATSSPPACKMATSSPPACKMAAPAHKMADSSPPAHKMADSSPPAHNVVTTSPPAHNVVRVNLTQAQKMVSCSLSVPAIVPVSVPEIPSPELPEWPPPPELQELMPPPELLLPELPPPELLLPELPPPPPELPDPPELPDPPELPDPPELPDPPELPDPPELPDPPEPPDPPEPPDPPEPPDPPDPPEPPEPPEPPEPPDPPDPPEPPDPPELPDPPELPDPPELPDPPALPDPPALPESTPQPESTPQPESTPQPESTPQPESTPQPESTPQPESTPQPESTPQPESTPQPESTPQPESTPQPESTPQPESTPQPESTPQPESTPQPESTPQPESTPQPESTPQPESTPQPESTPQPESTPQPESTPQPESTPQPESTPQPESTPQPESTPQPESTPQPESTPQPESTPQPESTPKPESTPQPESTPQPAPQLDTQPESTPQPESTLLPELPEWPSPPEWPPPPELPEWPPPPELPEWPPPPELPEWPPPPELPEWPPPPELPEWPPPPELPEWPPPPELPEWPPPPELPEWPPPPPELPEWPPPPPELPEWPPPPELPEWLPLPEWPPPPELPEWPPPPPPELPERPPPPELPERPPPPELPERPPPPELPERPLPPKLPQWSQPHDPGPLQFHAPGPPQFHAPGPPQFHAPGPPQFHAPGPPQFHAPGPPQLHAPGPPQLHAPGPPQLHALGPPQLHAPGPPQLHAPGPPQLHAPGPPQLHAPGPPQLHAPGPPQLHAPGPPQLHAPGPPQLHAPGPPQLHAPGPPQLHAPGPPLRHAPGPPLLHAPVLPPLHGPGPPSLPQFHLRSTSRLNSIRSVWKPLLRGGALSCSPANNHQMSLVNTHS